The Puniceicoccaceae bacterium genomic sequence GTTCCCGCCTACATGTATGATGCTTCCATTGCCGAAGTTGCCGAAGGCATTCAAAAACTCGTCAGCGAAGTGCTGCGACGCGCCTGATTTCAAGGAATTCGAACTCACCCGTTTCCATGGGACAAGATCCAGCCATCCAACTTGAGATCAAGGTCACTTATCTCGAAAAGACCCTTCAGGAGCTGAACGAGGTCGTTTATCACCAGCAACGCACGATCGATTCTCTCGAAAAGCGCATCACCCTGCTCACGCAACAGCTTCGCGAACACATGGAATCTGCCGAAGGCAATGCACCGGCTATGGAAAAACCACCGCATTACTGAGCACACTGCTCATTCCACGTGCAACCGAATCGGGCTGCGAAGGATCCAGTGTGCGGTTCGCAGCTGCGCAACCGATTCACCAGTCGGGAGTGAAGCGCGCACGCTGGGGTGCAGGTAGATCGGCGCATCCGGTTGCAGCGGCAACAGCAGAAGCTCCAGTGCATCCAATGTTTCCAAAGATTGTCCGTTCGTGTTTGCCAGCTCAAGCACAGGGGCCTCAAAACCTCTTCCATTGTAAAAATCATCCATCCACAAGGCTCCATCCGCTTTCAGACGCAAGACATCCGCCACGTAGTCAAGCTGCAACATCAGCTCCACATCCTCTTCCAGTGCTTCCAGTTTCGGAAGCGGCAATCGCCACTTTTTCGCTTGCTCAAAATCCGCATCCACCGGAGCCATTGCCACCCTGGATTTGTAGGGTCCCAATGGAATCGAACGAAGTTCACCCGCCTCACGCAATGCCTGCAAGGCAACGGATTCCTGGCGATAGAAAACCCTTTTTTCTGGGATCACATACCCAGCCCACAACCCGTCGGTTCGACTGCTGATCTTGCTTCCGTCCAAGCGTGGGGGTGCGCCAAGATCCGGTAGCAAGTAAAACTCAACTCCGCCTTCCCGAATCGGATGCAGCTCGAGCATTCCGTCGCGGAACACCAGCTCGCTGTTTGCCAAAACCAGGCGATCCCGATTCCCCATGCGTCCCTTCCACAACTGATTTGCCTGGGATTCCTCAAGGAACACCAGGTGACACCTGCGCGTTCCATCGGCAGCCAGTAGTGTCACTGCTGGCTCCATCCCGGTTTCCAATTCACCGATGTACTGTAATCCATTTTCAATTTCCCTCACATCTGTTCCGCGCTGCGCTTCAACTGTTAACCCAGAATCCGCTTTAAAGGCCAGTTCAGGAGACACCTTCCCACTCTGCCTGAAACAGACGACCCAGTCTCCATTGTCATCGCGCACACGACAAAGCGGTTGCGCAGTGATCCACTCGATCTCAAATCCCGGCGCAATTTCCATGCGAAACGGCCAAAACCCAAAGTCCCCATCCTCCAACACAACCGGACTCATCGGCATCTTCAATGCACCTTCCTTCAATCCGGTAATCGCATATTGCACCCTGCGCTCAGGCATCCGACACAAGCGCTCGTAATTGTTGAAAAACAACAGCCCACCTTCACCATCACTGCGAACACTCCAGCGATGGGTCGCGGTATCAGCCATTCCCTTCGGGCGCACTTCCGGTAAAAACGTCTGCAGCGGCGCAACCCAATGCTCATAGTCGCGCAGGAACAGGTGCAACTGTCGCAAACCGTGCGCATGCTCCCGAAGTCTCCCCGATGCCCCGATCGGAGCCTGAAAATCATAATTTTTCACAGGCATGTCGTTGGGATATTGCGTCACCAGTGATTCCTGTAAGGTGCTGTAGGTTCCAACTGGGTTCCATCCACCGTGATACATGTAGTATCCCATCAGGTTTCCACCCGATCCAAACTTCACCAATGCCGTGGAAAGCACGTCCTCTGGCTCGATCCAGACCCTCCGGTGATAGCTGTTCATCATCCCCCCGCCCACTTCACAGGTGAGGTAGGGATAGCGCCGCGCCTCAGACTCGTCCTCAGAAATGAGGTCACCCAGTTGATCGGAGCCAATGTCCGAACTGGTTCGTACCTTCGAAAAATGAAATCCTTCACGGTATTTTCCGGGCATGGGTTCAAGGGAATGATTCCAGAATCCCTCCGCATAAACTCCAAACAGGGGTAACATCTCATCCTCCGGCATCAAATCCTGCAACTTCGGCCAACCCGTTCGCGTATACAGCGGAACATGCAGACCCGCAGCAATCGCCAGTCGCTTCAACTCCAGCAAATGGGCAGATGATCCCGCATATTCATTGTCGAGCTGCACGGCCACCACCGGACCTCCCTGTGCCCACATCAGTCCTTCAACCTGCTCCCCGATGGCCTGATACCAGTTCTCCACCTTGGCGAGATAGTTCGCATCATTACTGCGAATTGTCATGTCGCCATGCACGACCCAATCCGGAATGCCACCATATCTCGCCTCACCATGACACCACGGGCCAATGCGCAAAAATACCTTCAACTCCGCCTGTGCTGCTGCCTCAACAAAGCTTCGAATGTCCCGCGATGCGCCCCAGTTCCACTCCCCTTCCCGTTCCTCATGGTGATTCCAAAACAGGTAGGTCGCCACAATGTCAATGCCGCCAGCCTTCAGCTTGTGCAGCTCCCTCAACCACTGATCGGGAGCATAGCGGGAAAAGTGAAATTCACCCATCACCGGCATCCAGGGTTCGCCATTGCGTTTCAGAGATATGGCATCATAACCGATGGTCTCACCTGCCGGATTTGTCGCTGGCCCCATCGCACGGATGACTCGCTCCTGCGGAATTTCTCCAGGATCCACCTTCAGCTTCAACGGAAATTCGGATGCATGGCCAACTGCCTGGAGCAGTAACAGCCAGGCAAAGCACCAAAAACCAACAGGGGATATAAGTGTCGTGGGCATGACATCCGATAGCGCGTTTCCATCCCCCAAAGTTCAACGCCCCAAGAGTCCGGACTGTCAGAGTGGTATTCTCCGGCACAATGCATTGTGCAGTTCAGCTGTCAGAGAAACAGCTTCAACAACTCACCGATGGAGCAATCGCTCTCAAGCGGATGTTTCATCGGTGCGTTCGTCGGAATTTCATAGGAATTGCAGCGTCCACTTTTGGTGATCTCGAGAAATCCCGCCTGATTCAGATCCGCAACAATGCGCTGCACTGCCCGCTCCGTAATGCCCACCTGCATCGCCACATCGCGCAGGCGCATGGAGGGATCCCGCGCCAGGCAGATCAAGACGTGACCGTGGTTGCTAAGCAGAGTCCAGCCAATCTGGTTTTTTTGAAATACTTCCGTCGAGTAGGATTGCCTGGCCATAATGCAAGAATTCTATTTCGTATATTCAAAATACCGTATTAACATACCTGAATCAATCAAATCAAGCCCAAACTTGCACGCATACTGATCCAGTGCGCCTGAACAAAGTCATCCATGCAAAGCGGTCCATCACCGCTGAATACTCCATTCGCCTCGGTCAGTTCTTCGGACAGGACGAAGCCTTCTGGCTCAACATGCAGAAGGAATTTGACCTTCGCAACGTGAAGCGACTCAAGGCTCAGAAAATTCGTAGCGAGGTGAAACCCTTCGCAACGCTCAAAATCGATTGAGCCAACAAAAAAGGGGCAATCCAGCTCATACCGGACTGCCCCAACCGCTTCGTTCCCCATGTCGCTACGGGAACACATCTTACCGTGCTCAGAAAACACGCTCACTTCCTCGTAAGTTCCCCTGTCTGAACAACCCGGAAAACACCTTTTGCTGGCAGGAGATTTGAGGGAATGCGCTCGCGTTTGTGAAGAAAAGCAAACCCACTCTAAACACCTGAAAACTAGACACTTA encodes the following:
- a CDS encoding helix-turn-helix domain-containing protein, translating into MARQSYSTEVFQKNQIGWTLLSNHGHVLICLARDPSMRLRDVAMQVGITERAVQRIVADLNQAGFLEITKSGRCNSYEIPTNAPMKHPLESDCSIGELLKLFL
- a CDS encoding SlyX family protein, encoding MGQDPAIQLEIKVTYLEKTLQELNEVVYHQQRTIDSLEKRITLLTQQLREHMESAEGNAPAMEKPPHY
- a CDS encoding beta-galactosidase; its protein translation is MPTTLISPVGFWCFAWLLLLQAVGHASEFPLKLKVDPGEIPQERVIRAMGPATNPAGETIGYDAISLKRNGEPWMPVMGEFHFSRYAPDQWLRELHKLKAGGIDIVATYLFWNHHEEREGEWNWGASRDIRSFVEAAAQAELKVFLRIGPWCHGEARYGGIPDWVVHGDMTIRSNDANYLAKVENWYQAIGEQVEGLMWAQGGPVVAVQLDNEYAGSSAHLLELKRLAIAAGLHVPLYTRTGWPKLQDLMPEDEMLPLFGVYAEGFWNHSLEPMPGKYREGFHFSKVRTSSDIGSDQLGDLISEDESEARRYPYLTCEVGGGMMNSYHRRVWIEPEDVLSTALVKFGSGGNLMGYYMYHGGWNPVGTYSTLQESLVTQYPNDMPVKNYDFQAPIGASGRLREHAHGLRQLHLFLRDYEHWVAPLQTFLPEVRPKGMADTATHRWSVRSDGEGGLLFFNNYERLCRMPERRVQYAITGLKEGALKMPMSPVVLEDGDFGFWPFRMEIAPGFEIEWITAQPLCRVRDDNGDWVVCFRQSGKVSPELAFKADSGLTVEAQRGTDVREIENGLQYIGELETGMEPAVTLLAADGTRRCHLVFLEESQANQLWKGRMGNRDRLVLANSELVFRDGMLELHPIREGGVEFYLLPDLGAPPRLDGSKISSRTDGLWAGYVIPEKRVFYRQESVALQALREAGELRSIPLGPYKSRVAMAPVDADFEQAKKWRLPLPKLEALEEDVELMLQLDYVADVLRLKADGALWMDDFYNGRGFEAPVLELANTNGQSLETLDALELLLLPLQPDAPIYLHPSVRASLPTGESVAQLRTAHWILRSPIRLHVE
- a CDS encoding HigA family addiction module antitoxin, with the protein product MNQSNQAQTCTHTDPVRLNKVIHAKRSITAEYSIRLGQFFGQDEAFWLNMQKEFDLRNVKRLKAQKIRSEVKPFATLKID